A portion of the Microlunatus phosphovorus NM-1 genome contains these proteins:
- a CDS encoding DNA translocase FtsK encodes MATRVPSPPRSRAKASTSSGAGSPPRSSGSKTKSTTSARSGSSRSGSRTPSRGPAKKPNHRPASRSGSRSRQSRRSILASIGAGLVAIWLGLAHLVGSAIRAIGTSARDLDPALRRDGVGLFLIGTAIIIGAEFWFGLPGSVGTAVHLGVSTLIGTLAYAAPLLLIVMAWRTIRHPERNGPGGRQFVGWSAITFGLLGLINIADGLPRTNNPEALREAGGIAGYLSSSLLADLLTPYVAVPLLVLLLGFGVLVVVGIPLHQIPGRVRDRMEPFRRPLVIRGEVEDYHGDEAYETPVIEERPKRGKRKQAALTAEAELDFDPAEGIALEPDLDASAVFGEEAVAPTSEKPKKVTAGLPPGVKVHESPELEAPAHTPIPQRVEQLQLSGDVQYLLPDSEQLRQGSVHRSRTEASDGVVGALTGVLEQFEIDAAVTGYTRGPTVTRYEVELGPAVKVEKVTALSKNIAYAVASADVRILSPIPGKSAIGIEIPNTDKEVVSLGDVLRSGKARNDHHPMTVGLGKDVEGGFVVANLAKMPHLLVAGATGSGKSSFVNSMITSVMMRATPDEVRMLLVDPKRVELTAYEGIPHLVTPIITNPKKAAEALQWVVREMDMRYDDLAAFNFRHVDDFNKAVRAGSVKPLEGSERVLAPYPYLLVIIDELADLMMVAPRDVEDSIVRITQLARAAGIHLVLATQRPSTDVVTGLIKANVPSRLAFATSSMTDSRVILDQPGAEKLVGQGDGLFLPMGSSKPIRIQGAWVTEAEVRTVVGHVTEQLKPVYREDISAPAESANKVAEDIGDDLDLVLQAVELVVTLQLGSTSMLQRKLRVGFAKAGRLMDILETRGVVGPSEGSKPREVLVKPDELDAVVDNLRAG; translated from the coding sequence ATGGCGACCCGCGTGCCTTCCCCACCGCGGTCGCGAGCAAAAGCCAGCACCTCATCCGGTGCCGGCTCGCCGCCGCGGTCGTCAGGAAGCAAGACCAAGTCCACTACCTCCGCGCGCTCTGGGAGTTCCCGGAGCGGCAGCCGTACGCCCAGTCGCGGTCCCGCCAAGAAGCCCAATCACCGCCCGGCCTCGCGGTCGGGTTCCCGGTCGCGCCAGTCGCGGCGCTCGATCCTGGCGAGCATCGGCGCCGGACTGGTCGCGATCTGGCTCGGTCTGGCCCATCTGGTCGGCTCGGCGATCCGGGCCATTGGCACCAGCGCGCGTGACCTCGACCCGGCGCTGCGGCGCGATGGCGTCGGCCTCTTCCTGATCGGCACCGCCATCATCATTGGTGCCGAGTTCTGGTTCGGGCTGCCCGGCAGCGTCGGCACGGCCGTCCACCTCGGCGTCTCCACCTTGATCGGCACCCTGGCGTACGCGGCGCCGCTGCTGCTGATCGTGATGGCCTGGCGCACGATTCGTCACCCCGAGCGCAACGGCCCCGGCGGCCGCCAGTTCGTCGGCTGGTCGGCGATCACCTTCGGGCTGCTCGGCCTGATCAACATCGCCGACGGACTGCCGCGCACCAACAATCCCGAGGCGCTGCGCGAGGCGGGTGGCATCGCCGGTTATCTGTCCTCGAGTCTGCTGGCCGACCTGCTCACGCCCTACGTGGCCGTGCCGCTGCTGGTGCTGCTGCTGGGCTTCGGTGTGCTCGTCGTGGTCGGCATCCCGCTGCATCAGATCCCCGGTCGGGTGCGGGACCGGATGGAGCCCTTCCGTCGTCCGCTGGTGATCCGCGGCGAGGTCGAGGACTATCACGGCGACGAGGCGTACGAGACGCCGGTGATCGAGGAGCGTCCGAAGCGGGGCAAGCGCAAGCAGGCCGCGCTGACCGCCGAGGCGGAGCTGGACTTCGATCCGGCTGAGGGCATCGCCCTGGAGCCCGATCTCGACGCCTCCGCCGTCTTCGGCGAGGAGGCCGTGGCGCCGACGTCGGAAAAGCCCAAGAAGGTGACCGCCGGCCTGCCGCCGGGTGTCAAGGTGCACGAGAGCCCCGAGCTCGAGGCCCCGGCACACACCCCGATCCCACAACGAGTCGAGCAGTTGCAGCTGTCCGGCGACGTGCAGTATCTGCTGCCGGACTCCGAGCAGCTGCGCCAGGGCAGCGTGCACCGCTCTCGCACCGAGGCCAGCGACGGGGTCGTCGGCGCGCTCACCGGTGTGCTGGAGCAGTTCGAGATCGACGCAGCGGTCACCGGCTACACCCGGGGACCGACCGTCACCCGCTACGAGGTCGAGCTCGGGCCTGCGGTCAAGGTCGAGAAGGTCACCGCACTCAGCAAGAACATCGCGTACGCGGTAGCCAGCGCGGATGTGCGGATCCTGTCGCCGATCCCCGGCAAGTCGGCGATCGGCATCGAGATCCCCAACACCGACAAGGAAGTCGTCTCCCTCGGTGACGTGCTCCGGTCGGGGAAGGCGCGCAACGACCATCACCCGATGACCGTCGGGTTGGGCAAGGACGTCGAGGGCGGTTTCGTGGTCGCCAATCTGGCCAAGATGCCGCACCTGCTGGTGGCCGGCGCCACCGGCTCCGGCAAGTCGAGCTTCGTCAACTCGATGATCACCTCGGTGATGATGCGGGCGACGCCGGACGAGGTCCGGATGTTGCTGGTCGACCCCAAGCGCGTCGAGCTGACCGCGTACGAGGGCATCCCGCACCTGGTCACGCCGATCATCACCAACCCGAAGAAGGCGGCCGAGGCGCTGCAGTGGGTGGTGCGCGAGATGGACATGCGCTACGACGACCTCGCGGCGTTCAACTTCCGGCACGTCGATGACTTCAACAAGGCGGTCCGGGCCGGGTCGGTGAAGCCGCTGGAAGGCTCGGAGCGGGTGCTCGCGCCCTACCCGTACCTGCTGGTGATCATCGACGAGCTCGCCGACCTGATGATGGTCGCCCCGCGCGACGTCGAGGACTCGATCGTCCGGATCACCCAGCTGGCCCGCGCGGCCGGCATCCACCTGGTGCTGGCCACCCAGCGGCCGTCGACCGACGTGGTCACCGGTCTGATCAAGGCCAACGTGCCCAGCCGGCTCGCGTTTGCGACGTCCTCGATGACCGACTCCCGGGTCATCCTCGACCAGCCGGGCGCGGAGAAGCTGGTCGGTCAAGGCGACGGACTGTTCCTGCCGATGGGGTCGAGCAAGCCGATCCGCATCCAGGGTGCCTGGGTCACCGAAGCCGAGGTCAGGACTGTCGTCGGGCACGTCACCGAGCAGCTCAAGCCGGTCTATCGCGAGGACATCAGTGCCCCCGCGGAGTCGGCGAACAAGGTGGCCGAGGACATCGGCGACGACCTGGACCTGGTGCTGCAGGCGGTCGAGCTCGTGGTCACCTTGCAGCTCGGCTCCACCTCGATGCTGCAGCGCAAGCTGCGGGTGGGCTTCGCCAAGGCCGGCCGGCTGATGGACATCTTGGAGACGCGTGGCGTGGTCGGTCCGTCGGAGGGCTCCAAGCCACGTGAGGTGCTGGTCAAGCCCGACGAGCTCGATGCCGTGGTGGACAACCTGCGGGCAGGCTGA
- the rimO gene encoding 30S ribosomal protein S12 methylthiotransferase RimO — protein sequence MTVLNRPTTVHLVSLGCARNDVDSEELAARLELGGFELVADPADADAVMVNTCGFVESAKKDSIDTLLAAADLKGEGRTQAVVAVGCLAERYGTELADALPEADAVLGFDDYVDVADRLQTIVAGGKHISHIPRDRRSLLPLAPRERAASAGSVVTPGHAMITPTGGVADLPSGIAPASGPRVLRRRLNTSPWAPLKLASGCDRRCSFCAIPAFRGAYLSRPPAEVLAEARWLADSGVKEVLLVSENSSSYGKDLGDLRLLEKLLPELAAVDGLERVRVTYLQPAETRPGLIEVIAQTPGVVPYFDLSFQHASGSVLRRMRRFGDRESFLGLIDQVRTQVPNAGIRSNVIVGFPGETDDDVEVLADFLTRARLDAIGVFGYSDEEGTEAVGLDGHLPPEEIEERRAALADLADELVAQRAEERIGSVLTVLVDEVGLVDEIENEAGSRVAAGRAEHQGPEVDGVTLLDAAGLTIGDLVEVTVVDTDGVDLRATAQRHPAVVAG from the coding sequence ATGACTGTGCTGAACAGGCCGACCACCGTCCACCTTGTCTCCTTGGGCTGCGCCCGCAACGACGTCGACTCCGAGGAACTCGCCGCCCGGCTCGAGCTGGGCGGCTTCGAACTGGTAGCTGATCCGGCTGACGCCGATGCGGTGATGGTCAACACCTGTGGTTTCGTCGAGTCGGCGAAGAAGGACAGCATCGACACCCTGCTCGCGGCTGCCGATCTGAAGGGCGAGGGGCGTACGCAGGCGGTGGTCGCGGTCGGCTGCCTGGCGGAACGGTACGGCACCGAGCTGGCCGACGCGCTGCCCGAGGCCGACGCGGTGCTGGGCTTCGACGATTACGTGGACGTGGCCGACCGGCTGCAGACGATCGTGGCCGGCGGAAAGCACATCTCGCACATCCCGCGCGATCGGCGGTCCCTGCTGCCGCTGGCTCCCCGCGAGCGAGCAGCCTCGGCGGGTTCTGTGGTCACGCCGGGGCACGCCATGATCACGCCTACCGGCGGTGTCGCCGACCTGCCGAGCGGGATCGCTCCGGCTAGCGGTCCGCGGGTGCTGCGCCGCCGGCTGAACACCAGCCCGTGGGCGCCGCTCAAGCTCGCGTCGGGCTGCGATCGCCGGTGCAGCTTCTGTGCGATTCCCGCCTTCCGCGGTGCGTACCTGTCCCGGCCGCCGGCCGAGGTGCTGGCCGAGGCCCGCTGGCTCGCCGACAGTGGGGTGAAGGAGGTGCTGCTGGTCAGCGAGAACTCCTCGTCCTACGGCAAGGACCTCGGTGATCTGCGGTTGCTGGAGAAGCTGCTGCCCGAGTTGGCCGCTGTCGACGGGCTGGAACGGGTCCGAGTGACCTACCTGCAACCGGCGGAGACTCGACCCGGGCTGATCGAGGTGATCGCCCAGACCCCGGGCGTGGTGCCGTACTTCGACCTCTCCTTCCAGCACGCTTCCGGTTCGGTGCTGCGCCGGATGCGACGCTTCGGCGACCGGGAGTCGTTCCTCGGTCTGATCGATCAGGTCCGCACTCAGGTGCCGAACGCGGGCATTCGCAGCAACGTCATCGTCGGCTTCCCGGGTGAGACCGACGATGACGTCGAGGTGCTGGCGGACTTCTTGACCCGAGCCAGGCTCGATGCGATCGGCGTGTTCGGCTACTCCGACGAGGAGGGCACGGAGGCTGTCGGACTTGATGGTCATCTGCCGCCGGAGGAGATCGAGGAGCGTCGTGCCGCTCTTGCCGACCTCGCCGACGAGCTGGTCGCGCAGCGTGCGGAGGAGCGGATCGGTAGCGTGCTCACCGTGCTGGTGGATGAGGTTGGGCTGGTGGACGAGATCGAGAACGAAGCAGGTAGCCGGGTCGCCGCCGGCCGAGCCGAACATCAAGGACCCGAGGTGGACGGTGTGACACTGCTGGATGCCGCCGGGCTGACCATCGGCGACCTGGTCGAGGTGACCGTGGTCGACACCGATGGTGTCGATCTGCGCGCCACGGCGCAGAGGCATCCTGCGGTGGTGGCAGGCTGA
- the pgsA gene encoding CDP-diacylglycerol--glycerol-3-phosphate 3-phosphatidyltransferase, with product MTMGSTPTGPSDTGSPADRPEASPWNVPNALTAFRCVLVPVFAWMLLSHPYETSWRIASTVLFAVAILTDSIDGHLARKYDIITKFGKLADPIADKALTGMAFIGLSIIGELPWWVTIIILVREWGITVMRFFMLRYGVMAANRGGKIKTVLQAVALILYLLPLPASGPLHWFAVVVMAAAFLFTVVTGIDYVREAIKLRRQASRP from the coding sequence ATGACCATGGGCAGCACCCCAACCGGACCCAGCGACACCGGTTCTCCGGCCGATCGGCCGGAGGCCTCACCTTGGAATGTGCCGAACGCGCTGACCGCGTTCCGCTGCGTACTGGTGCCGGTGTTCGCCTGGATGCTGCTGAGTCACCCGTACGAGACCAGCTGGCGGATCGCGTCCACCGTGTTGTTCGCGGTGGCGATCCTGACCGACAGTATCGACGGCCACCTCGCCCGCAAGTACGACATCATCACCAAATTCGGCAAGCTCGCTGACCCGATCGCCGACAAGGCCCTCACTGGCATGGCGTTCATCGGTCTGTCGATCATCGGCGAGCTGCCCTGGTGGGTGACCATCATCATCCTGGTCCGGGAGTGGGGGATCACGGTGATGCGGTTCTTCATGCTCCGGTACGGGGTGATGGCGGCCAACCGTGGCGGCAAGATCAAGACCGTGCTGCAAGCGGTGGCCCTGATCCTGTATCTGCTGCCGTTGCCGGCCAGTGGGCCGCTGCACTGGTTCGCGGTGGTCGTGATGGCGGCGGCATTCCTGTTCACCGTGGTCACCGGCATCGACTACGTCCGCGAGGCGATCAAGCTGCGGCGGCAGGCTTCGAGACCGTGA